A genomic stretch from Neomonachus schauinslandi chromosome 16, ASM220157v2, whole genome shotgun sequence includes:
- the ZNF579 gene encoding zinc finger protein 579 yields the protein MDPQPPPPAQGSPPHRGRGRGRGRGRGRGRGRGRGGAGAPRAPLPCPTCGRLFRFPYYLSRHRLSHSGLRPHACPLCPKAFRRPAHLSRHLRGHGPQPPLRCAACPRTFPEPAQLRRHLAQEHAGGEVELAIERAAKEAAESSWGSQDASAEQPTTAAAGAAEEEAAWPETWPAAEPATLAAPASAEPRESEEEEAEAGAAELRAELALAAGRQEEKQVLLQADWTLLCLRCREAFATKGELKAHPCLRPEGEQEGEGGPPPRPKRHQCSICLKAFARPWSLSRHRLVHSTDRPFVCPDCGLAFRLASYLRQHRRVHGALSLLAPLPPAGRKDDKASGGRNSGKGPEGGEGAECGSASEGGEGGQNGGDATPARPPAGEPRFWCPECGKGFRRRAHLRQHGVTHSGARPFQCVRCQREFKRLADLARHAQVHAGGPAPHPCPRCPRRFSRAYSLLRHQRCHRAELERAAALQALQAQAPPSPPPPPPPPPAGQEEEGLPLPVAHIKEEPPSPGTPPQSPPPAPPVFLSASCFDSQDHSAFEMEEEEIDSKAHLRGLGGLAS from the coding sequence ATGGATCCGCAGCCCCCTCCACCCGCCCAGGGCAGCCCACCTCACCgtggccggggccggggccgtgGCCGAGGCCGTGGTAGGGGCCGGGGCCGTGGCAGGGGGGGCGCTGGAGCCCCTCGGGCGCCCCTGCCCTGCCCGACCTGTGGCCGCCTCTTCCGCTTCCCCTACTACCTGTCCCGGcaccggctgagccactcaggcctcCGACCCCACGCCTGCCCCCTGTGCCCCAAGGCCTTCCGCCGGCCCGCCCACCTCTCCCGCCACCTGCGAGGCCACGGGCCCCAACCCCCACTGCGCTGCGCCGCCTGCCCCCGCACCTTCCCGGAGCCCGCCCAGCTCCGGCGCCACCTGGCCCAGGAGCACGCAGGCGGCGAGGTCGAGCTGGCCATCGAGAGGGCGGCCAAGGAGGCAGCCGAGTCCAGCTGGGGCTCCCAGGACGCCAGTGCGGAGCAGCCCACCACCGCCGCAGCTGGGGCCGCTGAGGAGGAGGCCGCGTGGCCCGAGACGTGGCCGGCGGCGGAGCCGGCCACGCTGGCGGCCCCCGCGAGCGCCGAACCCCGGGAgtcggaggaggaggaggccgagGCAGGGGCGGCGGAGCTGAGGGCGGAGTTGGCACTGGCGGCcggaaggcaggaggagaagcaggtccTGCTCCAGGCCGACTGGACGCTCCTGTGCCTCCGCTGTCGTGAAGCCTTCGCCACCAAGGGCGAGCTCAAAGCGCACCCTTGTCTGCGCCCCGAGGGAGAACAGGAGGGTGAAGggggccccccgccccgccccaagcGCCACCAGTGCTCCATCTGCCTCAAGGCCTTCGCCAGGCCCTGGTCGCTGTCCCGCCACCGGCTGGTCCACTCCACCGACCGCCCCTTCGTGTGCCCAGACTGCGGCCTGGCCTTCCGCCTCGCCTCCTACCTCCGTCAGCACCGGCGCGTGCACGGCGCGCTCAGCCTCCTGGCCCCGCTGCCCCCGGCGGGCAGGAAGGACGACAAGGCCTCGGGTGGACGGAACTCAGGGAAGGGGCCCGAGGGCGGCGAAGGGGCAGAGTGCGGGAGCGCCTCCGAGGGGGGAGAAGGCGGGCAGAACGGAGGGGACGCCACCCCGGCCCGGCCCCCCGCGGGGGAGCCCCGCTTCTGGTGCCCCGAGTGCGGCAAAGGTTTCCGGCGCCGCGCGCACCTGCGGCAGCACGGGGTGACCCACTCAGGGGCGCGCCCCTTCCAGTGCGTGCGCTGCCAGAGGGAGTTCAAGCGGCTGGCCGACCTGGCCCGCCACGCGCAGGTGCACGCAGGGGGCCCGGCCCCGCACCCGTGTCCGCGCTGCCCGCGCCGCTTCTCGCGCGCCTACAGTCTCCTGCGTCACCAGCGCTGCCACCGAGCTGAGCTGGAGAGGGCAGCCGCGTTGCAGGCGCTCCAGGCCCAGGCCCCGCCgtcgcccccgccgcccccgccgcccccgccagctgggcaggaggaggaagggctcCCGCTGCCCGTTGCACACATCAAGGAAGAGCCACCCTCCCCGGGGACCCCACCCCAGTCGCCGCCGCCGGCTCCCCCTGTCTTCCTCAGCGCCTCCTGTTTCGACAGCCAAGACCATTCAGCCTTCgagatggaggaggaagagattgACAGCAAGGCCCACCTGCGCGGATTGGGAGGCCTGGCCTCCTGA